The following coding sequences lie in one Jonesia denitrificans DSM 20603 genomic window:
- a CDS encoding L-lactate dehydrogenase has product MYFEPQPSDSLQAARPERRTSKVAIVGAGAVGATMAYAALMRGSARTVALYDINAAKVKAEVLDLAHGIQFMPMAEVIGSDDVEVCRDADIIMVTAGAKQKPGQTRIDLAAATIGLIKKILPQLQDVAPNAVYVMVTNPVDVVTYAALKVSGLPREQLFGSGTVLDSSRLRYVLARECSVAVQNVHAYMVGEHGDSEFPLWSSATIGGVPLLEWPGIDGLSPLSEARREQIADEVVSSAYRIIEGKGATNYAVGLAGSRIIEAVLNDEHRVLPVSTELRDYYGVSDVCLSVPSVVGRNGCTERLLVPMSDSEQRRLRDSAQSLRSVAQQFGF; this is encoded by the coding sequence ATGTACTTTGAGCCTCAGCCAAGTGATTCCCTACAAGCTGCACGCCCGGAGCGGCGGACCTCAAAGGTAGCTATTGTGGGCGCAGGTGCGGTGGGAGCGACCATGGCATACGCAGCATTAATGCGCGGCTCAGCACGAACTGTAGCTCTCTATGACATCAATGCGGCAAAGGTTAAGGCCGAGGTTCTTGATCTTGCGCATGGGATTCAGTTCATGCCTATGGCTGAGGTTATTGGGTCCGACGATGTTGAGGTATGCCGGGATGCTGACATCATCATGGTGACTGCAGGGGCCAAGCAGAAGCCTGGGCAAACACGTATCGATCTTGCGGCAGCCACTATTGGATTGATTAAAAAGATCTTGCCGCAATTGCAAGACGTTGCACCCAACGCGGTGTACGTCATGGTGACTAACCCTGTCGATGTTGTGACTTACGCTGCTCTGAAAGTCTCTGGTCTTCCCCGTGAGCAGCTGTTTGGTTCTGGTACAGTCCTTGACTCTTCCCGTCTCCGCTATGTTCTGGCGCGTGAGTGTTCGGTTGCCGTCCAAAATGTTCACGCCTACATGGTCGGTGAACACGGTGACTCAGAATTTCCGTTGTGGAGTTCGGCAACGATTGGTGGTGTCCCACTCCTTGAGTGGCCCGGGATCGATGGTCTTAGCCCCTTGTCGGAGGCACGCCGTGAGCAAATCGCTGACGAGGTTGTGTCCTCCGCATACCGAATTATTGAGGGAAAAGGCGCCACTAACTATGCCGTAGGCCTTGCGGGGTCACGAATCATTGAGGCGGTCCTCAATGACGAACACCGGGTGCTACCTGTATCAACCGAACTCCGTGACTACTACGGCGTGTCCGATGTGTGCCTTTCAGTTCCCTCCGTGGTGGGGAGAAATGGATGCACAGAACGCCTGTTAGTACCCATGTCTGATAGCGAACAACGGCGTTTGCGTGACTCTGCACAGTCGTTGCGGTCAGTCGCTCAGCAGTTTGGTTTCTAA
- the lexA gene encoding transcriptional repressor LexA, which yields MTEQSTPQHLSDAPLTSRQRAVLACITQSLKDRGYPPSMREIGREVGLTSPSSVKHQLKVLEERGFVRRDPNRPRAIEVIPTPREKDTSSPSPDPGLHHSSRNTENVVMIPHGSRTSDLRPVPLVGRIAAGAPILADQDIEDVFTLPRQLVGDGELYMLRVSGESMVDAAICDGDFVVVRRQGVAENGEIVAAMIDGEATVKTLKLKDGHRWLMPHNPLYDPILGDDAEILGKVVSVIRAM from the coding sequence ATGACCGAGCAATCCACACCACAGCACCTGTCTGACGCACCACTGACATCGCGTCAACGTGCAGTGTTGGCCTGCATCACTCAATCTCTGAAAGATCGAGGCTATCCGCCGAGCATGCGGGAGATCGGCCGAGAGGTCGGCCTCACTAGCCCCTCCAGCGTGAAACACCAACTCAAGGTGCTCGAAGAACGCGGTTTTGTCCGGCGCGACCCCAACCGACCACGCGCGATTGAGGTTATTCCCACTCCTCGAGAGAAGGACACGTCCTCTCCTTCACCGGATCCTGGCCTGCATCATTCCTCGAGGAACACTGAGAACGTGGTCATGATCCCCCACGGTTCACGAACATCCGATCTCCGCCCGGTTCCCCTTGTGGGACGCATTGCCGCGGGTGCACCTATTTTGGCTGACCAAGACATTGAAGATGTGTTCACTCTGCCCCGCCAACTTGTTGGCGATGGCGAACTATACATGCTTCGGGTGTCGGGAGAATCCATGGTTGATGCAGCCATCTGTGACGGAGACTTCGTTGTCGTGCGTCGACAAGGTGTTGCCGAAAACGGTGAGATCGTCGCAGCCATGATCGATGGTGAAGCCACAGTGAAAACGCTTAAACTCAAAGATGGGCACCGGTGGCTCATGCCTCACAACCCGCTTTACGACCCCATCCTTGGTGATGACGCCGAGATCCTTGGAAAAGTTGTTTCAGTGATTCGTGCCATGTAG
- a CDS encoding YbjN domain-containing protein, with translation MGTMNWRTLRSRITGGTRAETTVTPGRVHHQRHADASVPIPLSQDHITTWLTAHDLPYFIDSDGTAGAIHTARIFTFALIGQHKEVLHIRGRWNRHATIERAEQIRALCNDWNTTKIWPKAYHRVRDDGIIEVYGESNMDFEHGATYDQVGTTLACAIQTTTQFFDELDRHIPDPALHRP, from the coding sequence ATGGGCACCATGAACTGGAGGACCTTACGATCCCGAATCACAGGAGGAACACGAGCGGAGACAACGGTCACGCCTGGACGTGTACATCACCAACGCCACGCTGACGCCTCTGTCCCAATTCCGCTCAGTCAAGACCACATCACCACGTGGTTGACCGCGCATGACCTGCCGTATTTCATCGATTCCGACGGCACAGCCGGCGCAATCCACACTGCGCGTATCTTCACGTTCGCTCTCATCGGACAACACAAAGAAGTCCTCCACATTCGAGGCCGGTGGAACCGGCACGCAACAATTGAGCGCGCCGAACAGATCCGGGCGTTATGTAACGACTGGAACACCACAAAGATATGGCCTAAGGCATACCACCGGGTTCGCGATGACGGAATCATCGAAGTGTATGGCGAATCAAACATGGATTTCGAGCACGGGGCCACCTACGACCAGGTCGGCACCACCCTTGCCTGTGCCATCCAAACAACCACTCAGTTCTTTGACGAACTAGACCGCCACATCCCCGACCCGGCACTGCACCGACCATGA
- the hflX gene encoding GTPase HflX, translating to MHDDNSPRLPTEHTQPGETRAERDVATDVVQRILARAGTAVQDGDTTHSRFDGDQLDLAERSALRRVQGLSTELDDVTEVEYRQLRLERVVLVGLYTRGSAQEAEVSLRELAALAETAGSQVLDGLLQRRATPDPGTYLGSGKASELADIVQQVGADTVIVDGELGPSQRRALEDIIKIKVIDRTALILDIFAQHAKSREGKAQVELAQLEYLLPRLRGWGESMSRQAGGQVGSAGAGMGSRGPGETKIELDRRRIRTRMAKLRREIAAMKPAREAKRSSRRKNAVPAVAIVGYTNAGKSSLLNALTGAGVLVQNALFATLDPTVRRTKTPDGRVYTLADTVGFVRHLPHQLVEAFRSTLEETADADIIVHVVDGAHPDPAGQIAAVRTVLADIDGVSDIPEIIVVNKADIAPPEAIAQIRSMERDVWAVSAHTGAGIEELLGHIADILPAPGVEIHLTVPYHRGDLLSRMHAEGEIDELRHTEQGTFVAGRVPEDLAADLHRVAIDGE from the coding sequence ATGCACGACGATAATTCTCCCCGTTTGCCCACAGAACACACACAACCCGGGGAGACTCGCGCCGAAAGGGACGTGGCAACAGACGTTGTCCAACGCATCCTCGCGCGCGCAGGAACAGCCGTCCAGGACGGCGATACCACGCACTCCCGCTTTGACGGTGACCAGCTCGATCTTGCCGAGCGCAGCGCGCTGCGACGAGTCCAAGGTTTATCCACTGAACTCGATGACGTCACTGAGGTGGAATACCGCCAACTGCGCCTCGAGCGCGTGGTGCTGGTTGGGCTGTATACCCGCGGAAGCGCTCAAGAAGCCGAAGTGTCGTTGCGTGAGCTGGCTGCGCTCGCCGAAACCGCCGGATCTCAAGTTCTTGATGGGTTGCTTCAACGCCGTGCAACACCGGACCCTGGAACATACCTGGGATCAGGAAAGGCAAGTGAACTGGCCGACATCGTGCAACAGGTCGGTGCGGACACGGTCATTGTTGATGGTGAACTTGGTCCCTCACAGCGGCGCGCGTTGGAAGACATCATCAAGATTAAGGTGATTGACCGCACTGCTCTCATCCTCGACATCTTCGCTCAACACGCGAAATCACGGGAGGGCAAAGCCCAGGTTGAGCTCGCCCAACTGGAATACCTCCTGCCACGGCTTCGAGGATGGGGCGAATCCATGTCTCGCCAAGCTGGTGGCCAAGTGGGTTCGGCGGGCGCGGGGATGGGAAGCCGTGGTCCTGGTGAAACGAAGATTGAACTTGATCGTCGCCGTATTCGCACACGAATGGCGAAACTACGCCGTGAAATCGCCGCAATGAAACCGGCGCGAGAGGCGAAACGTTCCTCGCGTCGAAAAAACGCAGTGCCAGCGGTTGCGATCGTGGGGTACACAAACGCCGGGAAATCCTCGCTTCTCAACGCGCTCACGGGGGCTGGTGTCCTGGTGCAAAACGCACTGTTTGCCACCCTCGACCCGACTGTTCGCCGGACGAAAACTCCCGATGGACGGGTCTATACTCTCGCGGACACTGTCGGGTTTGTGCGTCACCTTCCCCATCAATTGGTCGAAGCTTTCCGATCTACCCTTGAGGAAACAGCTGACGCCGACATCATCGTCCATGTTGTGGATGGAGCTCATCCAGATCCAGCCGGACAAATCGCCGCGGTGCGCACAGTCCTTGCCGATATTGACGGGGTGAGCGACATCCCTGAGATCATCGTTGTGAATAAAGCTGACATTGCGCCGCCAGAGGCAATTGCGCAGATCCGCTCCATGGAACGTGACGTGTGGGCGGTATCAGCGCACACCGGGGCGGGTATCGAGGAACTGTTAGGGCACATCGCTGATATCCTTCCTGCTCCGGGAGTCGAGATCCATCTCACGGTTCCGTACCACAGAGGAGATTTGCTCTCACGGATGCACGCTGAGGGCGAGATTGATGAGTTACGCCACACTGAGCAGGGAACATTTGTAGCGGGTAGGGTGCCCGAAGACCTTGCTGCTGACCTTCACCGAGTAGCGATTGACGGAGAATAG
- a CDS encoding ATP-dependent DNA helicase, whose translation MTPPATASATVNSLLDIVVTSLGGAPRRGQQDMTSAVFDAMEGHHPLIVQAGTGTGKSMAYLVPAVAHAVATNERVIVATATLALQRQIMTRDLPLLSQALQPHLDRQPDVALLKGWSNYVCLHKAQGGYPQEEATLFAPDDPVPAAGTSTADHPDTAEVESLADQMRRIVTWARDTDTGDRDDLVPGVSDRAWRAMSVDKLECIGSSCPLIHECFPDNARKTAFDADLVVTNHTMLGIAASGSAGVLPEHDVIIVDEAHELADRVTSAATVDLSAGSIDKAARLARRRGGRVTDALDDASAQLALALINQPDQTFTGGLPAELHDAVSAVRDASRLLVSELKPEKKDDTADAGLKQAQAAVLSIFEIAERMTAEDTSADVLWCARPRIGSDTAPPRLYAAPLSVSSLLAQALWPEHTAILTSATLAIGGNFDSAARTVGLAGVDDLVTKDVASPFDYPRQGILYLARDLPVPGSSPTTDDQLAHIEELINAAHGRTLGLFSSRKAAQRAAEVLKERVSYPILLQGEDQLPTLVRLFREDPQTCLFGTLSLWQGVDVPGDACQLVVIDRIPFPRPDDPVRSARTKAVAQSGGNGFMTVAAHHAALLLAQGAGRLIRSTDDKGVVAILDPRIATARYGQYLLSALPPMWRTTQKATAVSALHRLTSRSGD comes from the coding sequence GTGACTCCTCCCGCAACCGCTTCCGCTACGGTGAACTCGTTACTTGACATTGTTGTGACGAGCCTCGGTGGGGCGCCGCGACGTGGGCAGCAAGACATGACTTCCGCCGTGTTTGATGCAATGGAAGGTCATCATCCGCTGATTGTGCAAGCGGGTACCGGGACGGGGAAGTCCATGGCTTACCTTGTTCCGGCTGTCGCGCACGCCGTTGCAACTAACGAACGTGTGATTGTTGCGACCGCCACACTAGCGTTGCAACGTCAGATCATGACTCGTGACTTGCCTTTGCTTTCTCAGGCGCTCCAACCGCATCTCGATCGGCAACCAGATGTGGCGTTGCTGAAAGGGTGGAGCAACTATGTGTGCCTCCACAAGGCACAGGGGGGGTACCCGCAGGAGGAGGCCACACTTTTTGCGCCGGACGATCCCGTTCCGGCTGCAGGGACAAGCACGGCAGATCACCCCGATACCGCTGAGGTGGAGTCCCTGGCTGACCAGATGCGACGCATTGTCACCTGGGCCCGAGACACCGACACCGGGGATCGCGACGACTTAGTTCCGGGTGTCTCTGATCGTGCGTGGCGTGCGATGTCCGTGGACAAGCTGGAGTGCATTGGTTCATCGTGCCCGTTGATCCATGAGTGTTTTCCCGATAACGCCAGGAAAACTGCGTTTGATGCTGACCTTGTCGTCACGAACCACACGATGTTGGGAATTGCCGCCTCTGGTTCAGCGGGTGTGTTGCCAGAACATGACGTCATTATTGTCGATGAGGCACACGAACTTGCTGATCGTGTGACGTCGGCTGCGACTGTTGATCTTTCTGCGGGGTCCATCGACAAGGCGGCGCGTCTTGCTCGCCGCCGTGGCGGACGTGTGACAGATGCGCTTGATGACGCCAGCGCCCAGTTAGCGCTCGCCCTGATTAATCAGCCGGACCAGACGTTCACCGGTGGCTTGCCCGCTGAGCTTCACGATGCGGTCAGTGCTGTGCGTGACGCCTCCCGGCTGTTGGTGTCTGAGTTGAAACCGGAAAAGAAGGACGACACCGCTGATGCAGGGTTAAAACAAGCGCAGGCTGCTGTTCTGTCGATCTTTGAGATCGCGGAACGAATGACGGCTGAGGACACATCCGCCGACGTGCTGTGGTGCGCCAGGCCGCGGATTGGTTCTGATACGGCGCCCCCTCGTCTGTATGCTGCCCCATTGAGTGTGTCGTCGTTGTTGGCTCAAGCGCTGTGGCCGGAGCATACTGCGATCCTCACCTCAGCAACGTTGGCTATCGGTGGGAACTTTGATTCGGCAGCTCGAACCGTGGGGTTGGCTGGGGTGGACGACCTTGTCACCAAGGATGTCGCGTCACCTTTTGACTATCCGCGTCAGGGAATTTTGTATCTTGCTCGCGATTTACCTGTTCCTGGATCAAGCCCAACAACTGATGACCAGCTCGCCCATATTGAGGAGCTCATCAACGCTGCGCATGGGCGGACATTGGGCCTTTTCTCCTCGCGAAAAGCTGCGCAGCGAGCCGCAGAAGTTCTCAAAGAACGCGTGAGTTACCCGATTTTGCTCCAAGGAGAGGACCAGTTGCCCACACTTGTGCGGCTGTTCCGTGAAGACCCCCAGACATGTCTTTTTGGGACTTTGTCGTTGTGGCAGGGTGTTGATGTCCCAGGGGACGCATGTCAGCTTGTTGTGATCGATCGGATTCCGTTTCCTCGACCAGATGACCCCGTTCGTTCGGCGCGCACGAAAGCAGTGGCACAATCAGGGGGGAATGGTTTCATGACAGTGGCTGCTCATCATGCTGCGCTTCTCCTCGCGCAAGGAGCCGGACGGTTGATTCGGTCAACTGATGATAAGGGTGTTGTGGCCATCTTGGACCCACGGATTGCCACAGCGCGATACGGCCAGTACCTTCTATCTGCTCTGCCTCCGATGTGGCGAACCACGCAGAAAGCTACCGCAGTCTCAGCTCTTCACCGTTTAACCTCTCGCAGCGGTGACTAA
- the miaA gene encoding tRNA (adenosine(37)-N6)-dimethylallyltransferase MiaA → MKGELPPLVAIVGPTATGKSSLAVAVAHALGGPDRVEIVSGDAYQLYRGMSIGTAAMTMHERQGIVHHLVGVVDPQVDLSVAQYQRDARAAIQDVEMRGKRAILVGGSGLYIRAVVDDMQFPGTDDAVRGELEKRAAEHGSQALFEELVARDPQAAHRMGASNERRIIRALEVITITGRPFTAFLPQATYVRPTVTIGVDCDRSVLDQRVESRVHTMISQGLEDEVRSVLQQGMGRTASRAVGYAEFLRYFDGEISRDQAVADIITHTRRLTRKQMGWFGRDSRTQWIDALSPSVLHDALVCIDRADHGEIFLSDTTPTRRRLGT, encoded by the coding sequence GTGAAGGGTGAGCTACCTCCGTTGGTGGCGATTGTGGGCCCGACGGCGACGGGGAAGTCGTCGTTGGCGGTTGCCGTTGCACATGCGTTGGGCGGGCCTGATCGGGTTGAGATCGTGTCGGGTGACGCGTACCAGTTGTACCGCGGCATGAGTATTGGGACCGCCGCGATGACGATGCACGAGCGGCAGGGGATTGTGCACCACCTTGTTGGTGTGGTTGACCCCCAGGTGGATTTGTCTGTTGCGCAGTATCAGCGTGATGCACGCGCTGCAATTCAGGATGTTGAAATGCGCGGTAAACGGGCAATTTTGGTGGGTGGGTCGGGTTTGTATATTCGCGCCGTTGTGGACGATATGCAGTTCCCTGGTACTGATGATGCGGTGCGGGGTGAGCTGGAGAAGCGGGCAGCTGAACATGGCAGTCAGGCGTTGTTTGAGGAGTTGGTTGCGCGTGATCCACAAGCAGCGCACCGGATGGGGGCGTCCAATGAGCGTCGTATCATTCGGGCGTTGGAAGTCATCACGATCACGGGTCGTCCGTTTACTGCTTTTTTGCCGCAAGCAACATATGTGCGCCCTACTGTGACGATCGGGGTGGATTGTGATCGGAGTGTGCTGGATCAACGGGTCGAAAGTCGTGTGCACACGATGATCTCTCAAGGTCTTGAGGACGAAGTGCGCAGTGTTCTCCAGCAGGGGATGGGGCGGACTGCGTCGCGAGCCGTTGGTTATGCGGAATTTCTCCGCTATTTTGATGGGGAAATTTCCCGGGACCAAGCAGTTGCTGACATCATCACTCACACCCGCCGCCTGACACGCAAACAGATGGGCTGGTTTGGTAGAGATTCACGCACGCAGTGGATCGATGCGCTATCCCCATCTGTCCTGCACGATGCGTTGGTGTGCATTGATCGTGCCGATCACGGTGAGATCTTTTTGTCCGACACCACGCCCACACGTCGTAGGCTGGGTACATGA
- the dapF gene encoding diaminopimelate epimerase, translating to MTTLPFTKGHGTRNDFVILDDPQGAIDLTEELVRALTDRRSGVGADGVIRVMRAQLSEEVRDLVTRDPRVEWFMDYRNADGSIASMCGNGVRVFARFLEERKGVTALGAAYPIATRAGIRTIRKIGDWYEVGMGPAQFLDDTAARTTGHDATVTIPMQPHEPARPGISVSMGNPHTVVALPDHDTLAELDLTRSPGVDPVPVHGTNVEFVVPDGVDTAADGTVVGRASMRVYERGVGETQSCGTGACAAAAALHRWAGESSPRTWTITVPGGRVQVTLGTHEVLLAGPAELVADGHITITSLNV from the coding sequence ATGACGACTTTGCCCTTCACTAAAGGCCATGGCACCCGCAACGATTTTGTGATCCTTGATGATCCACAGGGCGCTATTGATCTGACCGAGGAGCTCGTGCGGGCTCTTACTGATCGCCGTTCCGGTGTGGGCGCAGATGGGGTCATCCGGGTGATGCGTGCCCAGTTGAGCGAGGAAGTCCGTGATCTGGTGACAAGAGATCCGCGCGTCGAGTGGTTTATGGATTACCGCAATGCTGATGGGTCTATTGCGTCGATGTGCGGAAACGGTGTCCGAGTTTTCGCCCGCTTCCTCGAAGAACGTAAAGGTGTGACGGCCCTGGGCGCGGCATACCCCATTGCTACCCGGGCTGGCATTCGCACGATACGAAAGATCGGTGACTGGTATGAAGTTGGAATGGGGCCAGCCCAGTTTCTCGATGACACTGCAGCCCGCACAACCGGTCATGACGCAACAGTAACGATCCCGATGCAACCTCACGAGCCGGCGCGTCCAGGGATTTCCGTATCAATGGGCAACCCGCACACGGTTGTTGCCCTCCCCGATCATGACACTCTCGCTGAACTAGATCTCACCCGCTCACCGGGAGTAGACCCGGTGCCTGTGCACGGAACAAACGTTGAGTTTGTTGTTCCTGACGGCGTGGACACAGCAGCGGATGGAACAGTTGTTGGGCGAGCTTCTATGCGTGTGTATGAACGAGGTGTTGGTGAAACTCAATCATGTGGGACTGGCGCGTGTGCAGCAGCTGCAGCGCTCCACCGATGGGCCGGAGAGTCTTCGCCACGGACATGGACAATCACTGTCCCCGGAGGAAGGGTCCAGGTGACTTTAGGGACTCACGAGGTGTTGCTCGCAGGCCCCGCTGAGCTTGTTGCTGACGGCCACATCACGATCACTTCATTGAATGTTTAG
- a CDS encoding class I SAM-dependent methyltransferase yields MVSDAQAPQGTNQYFDVSPTSKDDTRVIPVRLDGRDVEVMTSAGVFSPGHIDTGTSVLLRTVGAPPSGTVVDVGCGWGPIALTMAMRNPDAQVWAVDVNERSVALTARNAQRLDLHCINAVLASDIPEDFVVDELWSNPPIRIGKEALHALITQWLVRLRPGGRAVWVVQRHLGADSLMRWMNAQFAGEDRVTPGRYVTTKRASAKGFRVLETVHVAEQVARPDH; encoded by the coding sequence ATGGTGAGTGATGCGCAAGCCCCACAGGGGACCAACCAGTATTTTGACGTTTCCCCCACGTCAAAGGATGACACCCGGGTGATCCCGGTTCGTCTTGACGGTCGAGACGTCGAGGTGATGACATCAGCGGGAGTGTTTTCTCCTGGCCACATCGACACAGGCACCTCTGTTTTACTCCGGACAGTGGGTGCCCCACCCAGCGGCACGGTGGTTGATGTGGGGTGCGGGTGGGGTCCTATTGCCCTCACAATGGCGATGCGTAATCCCGATGCTCAGGTGTGGGCGGTGGACGTCAATGAGCGAAGCGTTGCTTTGACGGCACGCAACGCGCAGCGTCTTGATCTTCACTGCATCAACGCGGTTCTTGCCTCAGATATTCCTGAGGATTTTGTGGTGGATGAGCTGTGGTCGAACCCGCCGATCCGTATTGGCAAAGAAGCACTACACGCCTTAATTACGCAATGGTTGGTGCGGCTGCGCCCAGGTGGGCGGGCTGTATGGGTTGTCCAACGCCATTTGGGTGCTGATTCGTTGATGAGATGGATGAACGCCCAATTCGCTGGAGAAGATCGGGTGACCCCAGGGCGGTATGTCACAACCAAGCGGGCCAGCGCGAAGGGGTTTCGAGTGCTCGAAACAGTGCACGTTGCTGAACAGGTTGCTCGGCCAGACCACTAA
- a CDS encoding YbjN domain-containing protein, protein MTIRDLLSKLRGHTVQEAEHNDAVKRPVTPVTRERVAHVLTAAGYQHTRDSDGDIVGVWDGNTVWFLLLGPEETFLQVRSRWQRAIGPQGMDAALLAVSDWNRDHLWPKVFLREEGPQSWAAYTETTHDFCDGATSDQLDYYLHVALQTTAQFYDHMARTVLPDNPENDTDPPQT, encoded by the coding sequence ATGACTATCCGTGATCTTCTCAGCAAGCTTCGAGGCCATACCGTCCAAGAGGCAGAACACAACGATGCCGTCAAACGTCCTGTCACACCCGTCACCCGAGAACGTGTCGCGCATGTCCTCACCGCAGCGGGATACCAACACACCAGAGACTCTGACGGCGACATAGTTGGGGTGTGGGACGGGAACACGGTGTGGTTCCTCCTGCTTGGACCAGAGGAAACATTCCTTCAAGTGCGGTCACGGTGGCAACGAGCCATCGGACCACAAGGAATGGACGCCGCGCTCCTGGCAGTCAGTGATTGGAACCGCGATCACCTCTGGCCCAAAGTGTTCCTTCGCGAGGAAGGCCCTCAATCATGGGCCGCCTACACGGAAACCACCCATGACTTTTGTGACGGGGCCACCAGTGATCAACTCGACTACTACCTCCACGTGGCCTTGCAGACAACTGCGCAGTTCTACGACCACATGGCCCGCACAGTCCTTCCTGACAACCCCGAGAACGACACAGACCCGCCACAGACGTAA
- the miaB gene encoding tRNA (N6-isopentenyl adenosine(37)-C2)-methylthiotransferase MiaB yields the protein MTSPHVPQRALDTQPRTYTVKTLGCQMNVHDSEHMAGLLEQAGYVKAPDGSDATGDADIVVINTCAVRENAANKLYGQLGQLAAIKRTKPGMQIAVGGCLAQKDRGVIVERAPWVDVVFGTHNLDVLPVLLERARHNEEAQVEIAESLQVFPSTLPTRRESVYAGWVSISVGCNNTCTFCIVPHLRGKERDRRPGQILAEVEALVAAGAVEVTLLGQNVNSYGVEFGDRGAFAKLLRACGDIEGLERVRFTSPHPAAFTDDVIEAMAQTPNVMPSLHMPLQSGSDRILRAMRRSYRSEKFLGILDRVRTAMPDAAITTDIIVGFPGETEEDFQATLDVVRQSRFASAFTFQYSPRPGTPAATLDGQLPKEVVQERYERLLAAQDEISAAESQALVGRTVEVLVAESDGRKDDANHRLTGRAQDNRLVHFALPKGVDWDGAQVHPGDIRLADEVPTLVPRPGDMVKVDVTRGAPFYVVADSAVNGGRFEVRRTRAGDAWARREKTRLGLLAEEHSHGGPPTTAGGVLLGMPQRRQ from the coding sequence ATGACATCCCCACATGTTCCGCAACGTGCGTTGGACACCCAACCTCGGACCTACACCGTGAAGACCCTTGGGTGCCAGATGAACGTCCACGATTCTGAACACATGGCGGGGTTGCTTGAGCAAGCAGGGTATGTGAAAGCCCCCGATGGATCAGATGCCACTGGCGACGCGGACATTGTGGTCATCAACACCTGTGCAGTGCGGGAAAACGCAGCCAATAAGCTGTATGGCCAGCTAGGGCAGCTCGCAGCGATCAAACGCACCAAACCAGGAATGCAAATTGCTGTTGGTGGTTGCTTGGCCCAAAAAGATCGCGGAGTGATCGTTGAACGCGCCCCGTGGGTGGACGTTGTTTTTGGCACCCACAACCTCGATGTGTTGCCGGTGTTGTTGGAACGCGCACGCCACAACGAGGAGGCTCAGGTTGAGATCGCCGAGTCGCTCCAGGTGTTCCCGTCGACCTTGCCAACGCGGCGAGAGTCGGTTTATGCGGGTTGGGTCAGTATTTCTGTGGGGTGTAACAACACGTGCACTTTTTGTATCGTTCCGCATCTGCGCGGTAAGGAACGTGACCGTCGCCCCGGTCAGATCCTTGCCGAGGTTGAGGCCCTTGTCGCTGCCGGTGCTGTGGAAGTGACTTTATTGGGACAGAACGTCAATAGCTATGGCGTCGAGTTCGGGGATCGAGGAGCTTTTGCCAAGCTCCTTCGTGCCTGTGGTGATATTGAAGGGTTGGAGCGTGTTCGGTTCACCTCGCCGCACCCCGCAGCGTTCACTGACGATGTCATCGAAGCGATGGCTCAAACTCCTAACGTGATGCCATCCTTACACATGCCATTGCAGTCGGGATCGGATCGAATCTTGCGCGCGATGAGACGTTCTTATCGATCAGAGAAGTTTTTAGGAATCCTTGATCGAGTGCGCACCGCAATGCCGGATGCGGCGATCACCACGGATATTATTGTCGGTTTTCCTGGGGAGACGGAAGAAGATTTCCAGGCGACCCTTGATGTTGTCCGGCAGTCACGATTCGCGTCAGCCTTCACGTTCCAGTATTCGCCTCGACCGGGAACGCCGGCTGCGACGTTAGATGGGCAACTGCCTAAAGAGGTGGTTCAAGAACGCTATGAGAGACTTCTTGCTGCTCAAGACGAGATCAGTGCTGCAGAGTCACAAGCACTTGTCGGCCGAACGGTTGAGGTGCTTGTCGCCGAGTCCGATGGGCGCAAGGATGACGCGAACCATCGTTTAACCGGGCGAGCCCAAGACAATAGACTGGTCCACTTCGCGTTGCCGAAGGGCGTGGATTGGGATGGTGCACAGGTTCATCCTGGTGATATACGCCTAGCAGATGAGGTCCCAACGCTTGTTCCCCGCCCGGGGGACATGGTGAAGGTGGATGTCACGCGGGGAGCCCCGTTTTATGTTGTTGCCGACTCAGCGGTCAATGGGGGGCGGTTTGAGGTACGGCGCACCCGGGCGGGGGATGCGTGGGCTCGCCGTGAAAAAACTCGGTTGGGGCTTCTCGCTGAAGAACACTCCCATGGAGGGCCGCCGACTACTGCTGGTGGAGTACTTCTGGGTATGCCACAACGACGTCAGTGA